A region from the Pseudonocardia petroleophila genome encodes:
- a CDS encoding acetoin reductase, protein MGDISGAVALVTGAAQGIGRAIALRLARDGADVAVVDLNGDKAAAVAEEIRALGRKAASIRADVSDRDQVFAAVAQARAELGTLDIMVNNAGIVQVEPLLDVTPDKLDAILGVNLKGVVWGIQAAAETFREHGTKGALINASSIAGHDGFAMLSAYCASKFAVRALTQAAAKELAADGITVNAYCPGVVDTDMWVTVDEEFARHTGAEKGATFEQFVGTIALGRAETPDDVAGFVSYLAGPDGRYMTGQSVLIDGGMVYC, encoded by the coding sequence ATGGGAGACATCTCGGGGGCGGTCGCACTGGTGACCGGAGCGGCGCAGGGCATCGGGCGGGCCATCGCCCTGCGGTTGGCGCGGGACGGGGCAGACGTGGCCGTCGTCGACCTCAACGGCGACAAGGCCGCCGCAGTGGCCGAGGAGATCCGCGCGCTCGGTCGCAAGGCCGCCTCGATCCGGGCCGACGTCAGCGACCGGGACCAGGTATTCGCGGCCGTGGCGCAGGCCCGTGCCGAGCTCGGAACGCTCGACATCATGGTCAACAACGCCGGAATCGTGCAGGTCGAGCCGCTGCTCGACGTCACCCCCGACAAGCTCGACGCCATCCTGGGGGTCAACCTCAAGGGCGTGGTCTGGGGCATCCAGGCCGCCGCGGAGACGTTCCGGGAGCACGGCACGAAGGGCGCCCTCATCAACGCCTCCTCCATTGCGGGACACGACGGCTTCGCCATGCTCAGCGCCTACTGCGCCTCGAAGTTCGCCGTCCGGGCGCTCACGCAGGCCGCCGCCAAGGAGTTGGCCGCGGACGGCATCACCGTCAACGCCTACTGCCCCGGGGTCGTCGACACCGACATGTGGGTCACGGTCGACGAGGAGTTCGCCCGCCACACCGGGGCCGAGAAGGGCGCCACCTTCGAGCAGTTCGTGGGGACGATCGCGCTCGGCCGGGCCGAGACGCCGGACGACGTCGCCGGCTTCGTCTCCTACCTCGCCGGCCCCGATGGCCGGTACATGACCGGCCAGTCCGTGCTGATCGACGGAGGCATGGTCTACTGCTGA
- a CDS encoding acyl-CoA dehydrogenase family protein, translating into MSETSVSAEDFEFIRKQVRTFIRSTVVPRENEIMTTDRIPDDLRTASAEMGLFGYAIPEEWGGLGLDLTQDVELAMEFGYTTLSLRSMFGTNNGIAGQVLVGFGTDEQKQRWLERIASGEVVASFALTEPGAGSNPAGLRTRARRDGGDWVIDGRKQYITNAPIADLFVVFARTAEPQPGNPGIAVFLVPADTAGVEVAPKDAKMGQEGAWTADVAFDGVRVPADALVGGEEAAGYRAAMTSLARGRVHIAALAVGTAQRALDESVSHAAHTTQGSDRIGDFQLVQAMLADMATGVLAGRAMVRETARAYVSGEDRRIAPSAVKLFCTEMVGKVADLAVQVHGGAGYMREIPVERIYRDVRLLRLYEGTSEIQRLIVGGGLVRAELGKS; encoded by the coding sequence ATGAGTGAGACATCGGTGTCGGCCGAGGACTTCGAGTTCATCCGCAAGCAGGTGCGTACCTTCATCCGGTCGACGGTCGTGCCGCGCGAGAACGAGATCATGACGACCGACCGCATCCCCGACGACCTCCGCACGGCGTCCGCGGAGATGGGACTGTTCGGCTACGCCATCCCCGAGGAGTGGGGCGGGCTGGGTCTCGACCTCACCCAGGACGTCGAGCTGGCGATGGAGTTCGGCTACACCACCCTGTCGCTGCGCTCGATGTTCGGCACCAACAACGGCATCGCCGGGCAGGTGCTCGTCGGGTTCGGCACCGATGAGCAGAAGCAGCGGTGGCTCGAACGGATTGCCTCGGGCGAGGTCGTCGCGTCGTTCGCCCTGACCGAGCCGGGGGCGGGCTCCAACCCGGCCGGTCTGCGCACCCGCGCGCGGCGTGACGGCGGGGACTGGGTGATCGACGGCCGCAAGCAGTACATCACCAACGCCCCCATCGCGGACCTGTTCGTCGTCTTCGCCCGCACCGCCGAGCCCCAACCGGGCAACCCGGGCATCGCCGTCTTCCTGGTCCCCGCCGACACTGCCGGCGTCGAGGTCGCACCGAAGGACGCCAAGATGGGTCAGGAGGGCGCGTGGACCGCCGACGTCGCGTTCGACGGCGTCCGGGTGCCCGCCGACGCCCTCGTCGGGGGCGAGGAAGCCGCCGGCTACCGCGCCGCGATGACCTCGTTGGCCCGCGGGCGCGTGCACATCGCGGCCCTCGCGGTCGGCACCGCCCAGCGGGCCCTGGACGAGTCCGTCTCCCACGCCGCGCACACCACACAGGGCAGCGACCGCATCGGCGACTTCCAGCTGGTCCAGGCCATGCTCGCCGACATGGCGACCGGTGTCCTCGCCGGGCGCGCGATGGTCCGCGAGACCGCGCGGGCCTACGTCAGCGGGGAGGACCGGCGCATCGCCCCGTCGGCGGTGAAGCTGTTCTGCACCGAGATGGTCGGGAAGGTCGCCGACCTCGCCGTGCAGGTGCACGGCGGGGCCGGCTACATGAGGGAGATCCCGGTCGAGCGGATCTACCGCGACGTCCGGCTGCTGCGCCTCTACGAGGGCACCAGCGAGATCCAGCGCCTCATCGTCGGCGGTGGTCTGGTCCGCGCCGAGCTCGGTAAGTCGTGA
- a CDS encoding sigma-54-dependent Fis family transcriptional regulator encodes MIDDDREWLENGSRPGSVLRPEIANSWRRSRLSGVSPDTVAILPGDAPLDSKIARVAVPVLGSMAEVLIGANTSLLLSAPDGTMLWRWDEDSRLSALLDRNSAVVGTRWSEDVVGTNGLGTSLETAQAITIHGSEHFAEALHPFTCAGAAIRHPITRRVAGTLSVTSLNKDASPLMAATLLKLVREVEEQLYGASTLRERELLHHFLAERRRADSAVVVVNGDTVIANKAGAKLGIDHRSLWNQVTAGRVRTTDVVLDRSDEISWRAIEHAGSVVGLVIVSDTPTDEAPAATAPGRLTVSSRTPHWSDLPTRLRAVSRGSDRFLVTGESGVGKRTLVQETFGSSGLLPELDGAEAEEVGSRQWLAMAREVLTRTVEDPAAPALLLSHLESLTIGASRSLGRILDALPRSGDALRVVATWTPTGVEAGPVLQSLLDRFASEPFEVPPLRRRPRDILGRLVDQGPTMPVLSPAAVDLVERHPWPGNHRQLEEFRRWIGNQRRPVLDVVDLPARWSRDAARAGLTAIQAAEADAISASLSAHDGNKAATAAELGISRSSLYRKMREFHLT; translated from the coding sequence ATGATCGACGACGATCGCGAATGGCTGGAGAACGGCAGCCGGCCCGGCTCCGTGCTGCGTCCGGAGATCGCGAACTCGTGGCGCCGCAGCCGGCTCAGCGGCGTCAGCCCGGACACGGTGGCGATCCTGCCCGGCGACGCCCCGCTCGACTCCAAGATCGCGCGGGTCGCGGTGCCGGTCCTCGGCTCCATGGCCGAGGTCCTGATCGGCGCCAACACCAGTCTGCTGCTCAGCGCCCCGGACGGCACGATGCTCTGGCGCTGGGACGAGGACAGCCGGCTGAGTGCCCTGCTCGACCGCAACTCCGCGGTCGTCGGCACCCGGTGGAGCGAGGACGTCGTCGGGACCAACGGACTCGGTACCTCGTTGGAGACCGCGCAAGCGATCACCATCCACGGATCGGAGCACTTCGCCGAGGCTCTGCACCCCTTCACCTGCGCGGGCGCCGCGATCCGCCACCCCATCACGCGCCGGGTCGCGGGCACGCTCAGCGTCACCAGCCTGAACAAGGACGCGAGCCCGCTCATGGCGGCCACGCTGCTCAAGCTCGTCAGGGAGGTGGAGGAGCAGCTCTACGGCGCCAGCACGCTGCGCGAGCGTGAGCTGCTCCACCACTTCCTGGCCGAGCGGCGGCGCGCGGACAGTGCGGTCGTGGTGGTGAACGGGGACACCGTCATCGCCAACAAGGCCGGGGCCAAGCTCGGCATCGACCATCGCTCCCTGTGGAACCAGGTGACCGCCGGTCGCGTGCGGACGACCGACGTCGTGCTCGACCGATCCGACGAGATCAGCTGGCGGGCGATCGAGCACGCGGGCTCCGTGGTCGGGCTGGTGATCGTCTCCGACACCCCGACGGACGAGGCCCCGGCCGCCACCGCGCCGGGTCGCCTGACCGTCTCCTCACGCACTCCGCACTGGTCCGACCTGCCCACCCGCCTGCGGGCGGTGTCGCGCGGGTCGGACCGGTTCCTCGTCACGGGAGAGTCCGGCGTCGGGAAGCGGACGCTCGTGCAGGAGACGTTCGGGTCGTCGGGGCTCCTGCCCGAGCTGGACGGGGCGGAGGCCGAGGAGGTCGGGTCGCGGCAATGGCTCGCGATGGCCCGGGAGGTCCTCACCCGAACCGTGGAGGACCCCGCGGCACCGGCACTGCTGCTGTCGCACCTGGAGTCGCTGACCATCGGCGCCTCCCGGTCGTTGGGCCGCATCCTCGACGCGCTGCCGCGATCCGGCGACGCCTTGCGCGTCGTCGCGACCTGGACACCGACCGGTGTGGAGGCCGGGCCGGTGCTGCAGTCACTCCTCGACCGCTTCGCCTCGGAGCCGTTCGAGGTCCCGCCGTTGCGCCGACGGCCGCGGGACATCCTCGGGCGGCTGGTGGACCAGGGGCCGACGATGCCGGTGCTGTCCCCGGCGGCGGTCGATCTCGTCGAGCGGCATCCGTGGCCCGGTAACCACCGCCAGCTCGAGGAGTTCCGGCGCTGGATCGGCAACCAGCGCCGACCGGTGCTCGACGTCGTCGACCTGCCCGCACGCTGGTCGCGCGACGCGGCCCGGGCCGGGCTCACCGCCATCCAGGCGGCAGAGGCCGACGCCATCAGCGCGTCGCTGTCGGCCCACGACGGCAACAAGGCCGCGACGGCTGCCGAACTGGGGATCTCCCGCTCCTCGCTCTATCGCAAGATGCGGGAGTTCCACCTGACCTGA
- the ribB gene encoding 3,4-dihydroxy-2-butanone-4-phosphate synthase, with protein sequence MDIPSYELADDRVGAALVALAAGRPVVVVDDADRENEGDIVFAASLATPQLVAFTVRHTSGFVCVALPEQECARLDLPPMHHDNADRFRTAYRVTVDLAGTGTGISAASRAATIAALGSSTTTPRDLVRPGHVVPLMARAGGVLVRPGHTEAAVDLTRLAGLAPAGALCEIVSRDVPGEMARGPELERFAAEHRLVLLSVADIVAYRLRTEQQVQRVVSTVLPTEFGPFHAVGYLGCTDGAEHMALVAGRLDAVDADVPVHIHTQCLSGDVLRSTLCGCRRSLDDALRRFSEDGCGIVVYLRPTGASAACALLDGALEPSPVLAAAADGILADLRTRTPAAGPTNPRLDTLAAARARRTAGEQRIAG encoded by the coding sequence GTGGACATCCCCTCGTACGAGCTCGCCGACGATCGCGTCGGCGCCGCGCTGGTCGCCCTGGCCGCAGGTCGACCGGTCGTGGTCGTCGACGATGCCGACCGGGAGAACGAGGGCGACATCGTCTTCGCGGCGAGCCTCGCGACGCCGCAGCTCGTCGCCTTCACCGTGCGCCACACGTCCGGCTTCGTCTGCGTCGCCCTGCCGGAGCAGGAGTGCGCTCGCCTCGACCTGCCGCCGATGCACCACGACAACGCCGACCGGTTCCGCACCGCCTACCGCGTCACCGTCGACCTGGCCGGCACGGGCACCGGGATCTCCGCCGCTTCGCGGGCGGCCACGATCGCCGCTCTCGGTTCGTCCACGACGACCCCGCGGGACCTCGTCCGGCCGGGGCACGTCGTCCCGCTGATGGCCAGGGCCGGCGGGGTGCTGGTGCGCCCGGGCCACACCGAAGCTGCGGTCGACCTCACCCGCCTCGCCGGGCTCGCGCCGGCGGGTGCGCTGTGCGAGATCGTCTCCCGGGACGTGCCGGGAGAGATGGCCCGCGGTCCGGAGCTCGAGCGCTTCGCCGCGGAGCACCGCCTCGTGCTGCTGTCCGTGGCCGACATCGTCGCCTACCGGCTCCGGACCGAGCAGCAGGTGCAGCGCGTGGTCAGCACCGTCCTGCCGACGGAGTTCGGGCCCTTCCACGCCGTCGGCTACCTCGGCTGCACCGACGGTGCCGAGCACATGGCACTCGTGGCCGGCCGACTCGACGCCGTCGACGCGGACGTGCCGGTCCACATCCACACCCAGTGCCTCAGTGGCGACGTCCTCCGCTCGACCCTGTGCGGCTGCCGTCGCTCGCTCGACGACGCCCTGCGGCGATTCTCCGAGGACGGCTGCGGCATCGTCGTGTATCTGCGTCCCACCGGGGCCAGTGCCGCGTGTGCACTGCTCGACGGTGCACTCGAGCCGTCCCCCGTTCTCGCCGCCGCAGCGGACGGGATCCTCGCCGACCTCCGCACGAGGACCCCGGCCGCCGGCCCGACGAACCCCCGACTGGACACCCTGGCCGCCGCACGCGCCCGCCGCACCGCCGGCGAGCAGCGCATCGCCGGCTGA
- a CDS encoding LLM class flavin-dependent oxidoreductase, translated as MALKFGTFMAPFHTPVGQDPTYAIERDLAVIRHMDMLGFEEAWIGEHHSCGAELIPDPFIFIAYAAQETKHIKLGTGVVSLPYHNPLWIADRALFTDRLLRGRFMLGLGPGALPTDATMIGLSLEEQRGAFEEDVDVLMAILRGESVTHETPRYRLHEARTQFAPYSDFDIVCAAIASPTGPRVAAKNGINLLSVGATAAGGFDALALHWDVMEERAPQFGHTPDRAGWRLAGPMHLAETKEQAIEDVRHGLDDWCHYTQHILAAPHFRAAGETFEERVAFVNESGLGVIGTPDDAVAQIERLEKQSKGFGSYLLIHHEWARHAATLRSYELFAEYVRPKFQGSASRLQQASDYATSRWTELNDRQGAAIQAATDRHAKERADAGKA; from the coding sequence ATGGCACTGAAGTTCGGGACGTTCATGGCCCCGTTCCACACCCCCGTGGGTCAGGACCCCACCTACGCGATCGAGCGCGACCTGGCCGTCATCCGGCACATGGACATGCTCGGGTTCGAAGAGGCATGGATCGGGGAGCACCACTCCTGCGGCGCCGAGCTGATCCCGGACCCGTTCATCTTCATCGCCTACGCGGCGCAGGAGACCAAGCACATCAAGCTCGGCACCGGAGTGGTGTCGCTGCCCTACCACAACCCGTTGTGGATCGCGGACCGCGCGCTGTTCACCGACCGCCTCCTGCGCGGTCGGTTCATGCTCGGTCTCGGCCCGGGCGCACTGCCCACCGACGCCACGATGATCGGCCTGTCCCTGGAGGAGCAGCGCGGTGCCTTCGAGGAGGACGTCGACGTGCTGATGGCGATCCTGCGGGGCGAGTCCGTCACTCACGAGACGCCGCGCTACCGCCTGCACGAGGCGCGCACCCAGTTCGCGCCCTACAGCGACTTCGACATCGTCTGCGCGGCCATCGCCAGCCCGACCGGCCCGCGTGTGGCGGCGAAGAACGGCATCAACCTCCTGTCGGTCGGCGCGACGGCCGCTGGTGGATTCGACGCGCTCGCCCTGCACTGGGACGTCATGGAGGAGCGGGCCCCGCAGTTCGGGCACACCCCGGACCGCGCCGGGTGGCGCCTCGCGGGCCCGATGCACCTGGCGGAGACCAAGGAGCAGGCCATCGAGGACGTCCGCCACGGCCTCGACGACTGGTGCCACTACACCCAGCACATCCTCGCCGCTCCGCACTTCCGCGCCGCCGGTGAGACGTTCGAGGAGCGGGTGGCCTTCGTCAACGAGTCCGGTCTCGGCGTCATCGGTACCCCGGACGACGCCGTGGCCCAGATCGAGCGGCTGGAGAAGCAGTCCAAGGGATTCGGGTCCTACCTGCTCATCCACCACGAGTGGGCCCGGCACGCCGCCACGCTCCGGAGCTACGAGCTGTTCGCCGAGTACGTGAGGCCCAAGTTCCAGGGCAGCGCGTCGCGCCTGCAGCAGGCCTCGGACTACGCGACGTCGCGCTGGACCGAGCTCAACGACCGTCAGGGCGCCGCGATCCAGGCGGCGACCGACCGGCACGCCAAGGAGCGCGCCGACGCGGGCAAGGCCTGA
- a CDS encoding 3-hydroxyacyl-CoA dehydrogenase family protein translates to MSTSTGPAPTPERSPAEVRRVGVIGGGTMGTGIAYVFTVAGCSVTLVEPQEERATAARETIETRAAGAAQRGKLDQAAADAVPGLLRTAAGVEDLDGGLDLIVESVPERLDLKRSVLAAAERRDPVLLASNTSGLPITALGEVLQHPDRFLGLHFFNPVWSMPLIEIVHTDATADEQIDRARTAAALVGKETILVRDAPGFATSRLGVTLGLEAIRMLEDGVAEAADIDKAMELGYRHPMGPLRLTDLVGLDVRLDIARNLTEAFGERFAPPQLLVDKVAAGELGRKSGRGFYDW, encoded by the coding sequence ATGAGCACATCGACAGGACCAGCTCCGACTCCTGAGCGCTCCCCGGCCGAGGTGCGGCGGGTGGGGGTGATCGGCGGAGGCACGATGGGCACGGGCATCGCCTACGTCTTCACCGTGGCCGGCTGCTCGGTCACGCTCGTGGAGCCCCAGGAGGAGCGCGCGACGGCGGCCAGAGAGACGATCGAGACCCGGGCCGCGGGCGCCGCCCAGCGCGGCAAGCTCGATCAGGCCGCCGCCGACGCGGTGCCCGGCCTGCTCCGCACGGCCGCCGGGGTGGAGGACCTCGACGGCGGGCTCGACCTGATCGTGGAGTCGGTGCCGGAGCGGCTCGACCTCAAGCGCTCGGTGCTCGCCGCTGCGGAGCGCCGCGACCCCGTCCTGCTGGCGTCCAACACCAGCGGGCTGCCGATCACCGCGCTGGGTGAGGTGCTGCAGCATCCGGACCGGTTCCTGGGCCTGCACTTCTTCAACCCCGTGTGGTCCATGCCGTTGATCGAGATCGTCCACACCGATGCGACCGCGGACGAGCAGATCGACCGCGCCCGCACGGCCGCGGCGCTGGTGGGCAAGGAGACGATCCTGGTCCGGGACGCACCCGGTTTCGCCACCAGCCGCCTCGGTGTGACGCTCGGGCTGGAGGCGATCCGGATGCTGGAGGACGGAGTGGCGGAGGCGGCCGACATCGACAAGGCCATGGAGCTGGGCTATCGGCACCCGATGGGGCCGCTGCGGCTCACCGACCTCGTCGGTCTCGACGTGCGGCTCGACATCGCCCGCAACCTCACCGAGGCGTTCGGAGAGCGATTCGCCCCGCCGCAGCTCCTGGTCGACAAGGTGGCGGCGGGGGAGCTGGGTCGCAAGTCCGGCAGGGGCTTCTACGACTGGTAG
- a CDS encoding flavin reductase family protein yields the protein MDGRNRSIEAVTAVDQLRRAFGCFPSGVTAVCADVDGVPVGLAASSFTSVSVEPPLVSVCMQHSSTTWPVLRRAPRLGLSVLAEGQDEVCARLASKTGDRFAGTDWTASDDGAVHVHGATLWLDCTIHAEVPSGDHDIVLLRIHGVSADPDAAPLVFHGSRFRRLAAL from the coding sequence ATGGACGGGCGGAACCGGAGCATCGAAGCGGTGACGGCGGTGGACCAGCTGCGCCGGGCCTTCGGCTGCTTCCCCTCAGGCGTCACCGCGGTCTGCGCGGACGTCGACGGCGTCCCCGTCGGCTTGGCGGCGAGCTCGTTCACCTCCGTCTCGGTGGAGCCACCGCTGGTGTCGGTGTGCATGCAGCACAGCTCCACGACCTGGCCGGTCCTGCGGCGAGCGCCCCGGCTCGGGCTCAGCGTTCTCGCCGAGGGCCAGGACGAGGTCTGCGCCCGGCTGGCGAGCAAGACCGGCGACCGGTTCGCCGGCACCGACTGGACCGCTTCCGACGACGGCGCTGTCCACGTGCACGGCGCCACGCTGTGGCTCGACTGCACCATCCACGCCGAGGTCCCGTCCGGCGACCACGACATCGTGCTGCTGCGCATCCACGGCGTCAGCGCCGATCCGGACGCTGCACCCCTCGTCTTCCACGGCAGCCGCTTCCGGCGCCTCGCCGCCCTCTGA
- a CDS encoding putative quinol monooxygenase — protein sequence MRDEIYWVVTAALKPGDYDAFVEAITPLVAATREEPGSNAYDYSVSSDRTVVHIYESYRDSAAVVAHVEGTFSRFAEEFGQLVTIDGFVVYGWPDEAAKKILDGFGSTYMTPFLGYTQSDAR from the coding sequence ATGCGCGACGAGATCTACTGGGTCGTCACCGCGGCCCTCAAGCCCGGGGACTACGACGCCTTCGTCGAGGCGATCACCCCGCTCGTGGCCGCCACCCGCGAGGAGCCGGGTTCGAACGCCTACGACTACAGCGTCAGCAGTGACCGCACCGTGGTCCACATCTACGAGAGCTACCGCGATTCCGCGGCGGTGGTCGCCCACGTCGAGGGCACGTTCTCCCGGTTCGCCGAGGAGTTCGGCCAGCTCGTCACCATCGACGGATTCGTCGTCTACGGCTGGCCCGACGAGGCGGCGAAGAAGATCCTCGACGGGTTCGGCTCGACCTACATGACGCCGTTCCTCGGCTACACGCAGTCCGACGCCCGGTGA
- a CDS encoding LLM class flavin-dependent oxidoreductase, protein MPAPTFGLWYDFRNPAQWSQPIGRLYRETIDQAVWAEQIGFRSAWFSEHHFAPDDYACSPLIAAAAVGARTSEMRLATNIIVAALHNPVRLAEDANALSLITDGRFDLGVGLGYNEREFTAFGRVRKQRPSLFEDAIAIIRAAWSGSDEGYEGKRLSMPAVRVTPVAEKTPRMPIGAVAPKGLERAARLGDGVITLSNDHFQVYLDALVANGKSLDDGAIYASQWVVLAEDPEREWARIGEHVLYQVNKYIEWGSFEGSGVPDHFDTPQQLLDFGVYKLWDADAGIAEMTALAEQNPQIRDFHFWAQFPGETVESGSARVQYIADHVIPAVQQRLEPTTATV, encoded by the coding sequence ATGCCCGCACCGACCTTCGGTCTCTGGTACGACTTCCGCAATCCCGCGCAGTGGAGCCAGCCGATCGGCCGGCTGTACCGGGAGACGATCGACCAGGCCGTCTGGGCCGAGCAGATCGGCTTCCGGTCCGCGTGGTTCAGCGAGCACCACTTCGCGCCCGATGACTACGCCTGCTCGCCGCTGATCGCCGCCGCGGCCGTCGGTGCGCGCACGTCGGAGATGCGGCTCGCGACGAACATCATCGTCGCCGCCCTGCACAACCCGGTGCGTCTGGCGGAGGACGCCAACGCCCTGTCGCTGATCACCGACGGCCGGTTCGACCTCGGCGTCGGGCTCGGCTACAACGAGCGGGAGTTCACGGCGTTCGGCCGGGTCCGCAAGCAGCGGCCGAGCCTGTTCGAGGACGCGATCGCGATCATCCGCGCCGCATGGAGCGGGAGCGACGAGGGGTACGAGGGCAAGCGGTTGTCGATGCCGGCCGTGCGGGTCACACCGGTCGCCGAGAAGACGCCCCGGATGCCCATCGGAGCCGTGGCCCCGAAGGGTCTTGAGCGCGCCGCGCGCCTGGGCGACGGGGTCATCACGCTGTCCAACGACCACTTCCAGGTCTACCTCGACGCGCTGGTCGCGAACGGCAAGAGCCTCGACGACGGCGCCATCTACGCCAGCCAGTGGGTGGTGCTGGCAGAGGATCCAGAACGGGAGTGGGCCCGGATCGGCGAGCACGTGCTGTACCAGGTCAACAAGTACATCGAGTGGGGCTCGTTCGAGGGATCGGGCGTGCCGGACCACTTCGACACACCCCAGCAGCTCCTGGACTTCGGCGTGTACAAGCTCTGGGACGCGGACGCGGGCATCGCCGAGATGACCGCACTCGCCGAGCAGAACCCGCAGATCCGCGACTTCCACTTCTGGGCGCAGTTCCCCGGCGAGACGGTCGAGTCGGGCTCTGCACGCGTGCAGTACATCGCCGACCACGTGATCCCCGCGGTGCAGCAGAGGCTCGAGCCCACCACCGCCACCGTCTGA
- a CDS encoding CaiB/BaiF CoA transferase family protein has translation MSPTHVDAALPLAGITVVALEQAVAGPLATRHLADLGARVVKIERPGEGDFARHYDHAVHGLASHFVWLNRGKESIVLDLKTDRGLLVARELIARADVFLHNTAPGVVERLGLDGPTLRDADPRLVVVNISGYGTSGPRKDRKAYDMLIQAESGMVAVTGTPDTPTKTGVPSADIAAGLYSTTSVLAALFRRERTGEGAIVDVSMFDSAVEWMGHPLYMQLYGGRQIPRMGLSHAAIAPYDAYPTKDGQVLIGVQNDRGWRALVTEVFGAPEHADDSRFATNVERVQHRAECDALVASFTSTWTTEDLDDRLAQVGIPAAQINSTAALVEHPQLAERDRWRPVATEAGEIRGVLPPMTFRDVELPMGAVPALGEHTAAILGELGLDSSDYQS, from the coding sequence GTGAGCCCGACCCACGTGGACGCCGCACTCCCCCTGGCCGGCATCACCGTCGTCGCCCTCGAACAGGCCGTCGCCGGACCGCTCGCCACCCGGCACCTGGCCGACCTCGGCGCTCGCGTCGTCAAGATCGAACGACCGGGCGAGGGTGACTTCGCCCGCCACTACGACCACGCCGTCCACGGGCTCGCCTCGCACTTCGTGTGGCTCAACCGCGGCAAGGAGTCGATCGTCCTCGACCTCAAGACCGACCGCGGTCTCCTCGTCGCCCGCGAGCTGATCGCGCGCGCCGACGTGTTCCTGCACAACACCGCGCCCGGCGTCGTCGAGCGGCTCGGTCTCGACGGACCGACCCTGCGGGACGCGGACCCGCGGTTGGTCGTGGTCAACATCTCCGGGTACGGCACGAGCGGCCCGCGCAAGGACCGCAAGGCCTACGACATGCTGATCCAGGCCGAGTCCGGGATGGTCGCCGTGACCGGCACCCCTGACACCCCCACGAAGACGGGCGTGCCCAGCGCCGACATCGCCGCTGGTCTGTACTCGACGACGTCCGTATTGGCGGCGCTGTTCCGGCGGGAACGGACCGGTGAGGGCGCGATCGTGGACGTCTCGATGTTCGACTCCGCCGTGGAGTGGATGGGGCATCCCCTCTACATGCAGCTCTACGGCGGCAGGCAGATCCCGCGCATGGGGCTCAGCCACGCCGCGATCGCCCCCTACGACGCGTACCCGACGAAGGACGGACAGGTGCTCATCGGCGTGCAGAACGACCGCGGCTGGCGGGCGCTGGTGACCGAGGTGTTCGGCGCCCCCGAGCACGCGGACGACTCCCGCTTCGCCACCAACGTCGAACGCGTGCAGCACCGCGCCGAGTGCGACGCCCTGGTCGCGTCCTTCACCAGCACGTGGACCACCGAGGATCTCGACGACCGCCTCGCCCAGGTGGGCATCCCCGCGGCACAGATCAACTCGACCGCCGCACTCGTCGAGCACCCGCAGCTCGCGGAGCGCGACCGGTGGCGACCCGTGGCGACCGAGGCCGGCGAGATCCGGGGGGTGCTGCCGCCGATGACTTTCCGCGACGTCGAGCTCCCGATGGGGGCGGTACCCGCCCTCGGCGAGCACACCGCCGCCATCCTCGGCGAGCTGGGCCTGGACTCGTCCGACTACCAGTCGTAG